TACCAGTACTGGATATTTGGCCGACATTTTCCTGTTATAAGTCTCTATTCGCTCCTTATCGATCGTGGACAGAGTGcagagatgagatagttttagataaaaattaaaaaaaatattattaaaatattattttttaatattattattattttgagatttaaaaaaattaaattatttagtatattttgtgtgaaaatttgataaagttataataacaaaatgagatgagatgtgataaaatactttctgaatccaaacagaTCTTAATGATTGCATTAATCTCTCTACAGAACTGAGATTAGTATGTTTAGATGTTGCATTCCCGTAAGATTTCCAAACTGCTATGAAGAAAATCAACTCTCGGAGAACAATTCTTTGATAAGTGTACTGAACTCTAGAAACTGATCATTTCAAGTCTAGCTTCTCAGCTCATTGCGTATGCTGACGAGTCCATACCAAGCATTCCATGTAAGCCATtaagaaaggagaaagaaaaaaagaagaagaagaaggtgaaaACAGAAGAGACAACAAAAGTCACCTCGTTTTCTGTTTGTACCGCGATTCCATGCATTCTTGTGTATTATTTTAAACTGTACATTAAATAGCGATCTATATCgtgataataattatatataaaaataataccaataatttgtttttaacttCATTTGCATAATTATTTcggtaaaattatcatttgtttcaaaaatttaaatcaatagaaagaggtagattttattatttattttatatcttaacactcttcCTTTTATATGAGCCAAACTCCCTCTCAATAAATTGTCCAACACGTAGAAtacttaattaaatgaaataaagtaTAGAGTCATGGTTCGAATTCAAGACTTCtgctttaatattatataaaattatcacttatttcaaaaatttaaactgatgaaaagatatagattttattatttattttatattttagaaattcGGCTTTTAGATCTCTATCCATTTTTCAGTTAGGGTCAATGATTTCTCACGTGGCATCTTGTTCGGTTCCTCCATTATGATATTTGAAGTATGTTTTTacaataatagtattattaatGGAGTTTGTTCAAAAAATTGATGCACTTTCACATGGCATCCCACATGCAGTCTGTAATTTAATCTCCCCACCACTCAACCAATCTCCTCTCTCAATCAATCATTCGGCGCTTGCATCTCATCTTTAATAGGCCTTGAGATTTTCTGCTTAAAGTTATGGGAAATGGAAGTAAAGGGAACCATTTGGTACGTAGATTTCAGCCATATAAAATATCATGGATCAtcattgctatatatatatatactagtgcaGGAtaagcacgtttgcctagtttacTGAAAtggttaattttaaaaaataatgtaattcttaaaaaaaatataaattttaatcaataaacaattttaatttcaataaacaatcaataaataatttcattgatttCTACACTGAACAATACAAGCAATCAAATTAtctatactttaaataaaaatgaaacgaatataacaaaataatatatcaaatcaaaaaatatcatcacatatgagaattcttaaataaaatatttactaaaatttatttgttcttcaaagcaagtggcaaataaaaattataagtaaggACCagcttgttatattttttagtatatattttacattttttagcaataacaataacaatacttattataacatttgattagctgacatttcataattttagaattatgttaataactaactaatttttatttatgtatttccaGATATtgcatgagtttttttattggatagatttttatgaaatcatattatccgtattaattgataatttagtcattatatatattggtaatGAAGAAGTTAAAAGTCTAATTACCTTAAAATATTGCTAAAAAAGAAGTATTTGTAAAACAATTAATTGACTtaaaatattctcttttttttcttgacccGTACTGCTTTTTTGGCCATTATAGGCTTAGAGCATGTTCATGTAAGTGCTTGATAAGGGTGgtcttgaaggaaaaaaaaaaccatgttgGTAGTGGTGCTGTGTCTCGTAGATATACCATGCTTTAATGGCCAGCTAGTTTGCTCGCAACCCAAGAAAAACATCTCTCTATATGTAATGCTGCAGTGAAGAAACGTGAGGATACTCTACAAGTCTGGCCACATTCGTGAATAATGATCTTACGATTTCAATCCAGAGCACACAAAAGACAAGAAAGTTGCTGTTTTCAAAGCTGTTACCGTGATCTAACGTTGAGTTAACGGAGAGATaacggaaaacaagaatttccgtttAGTGGCCGTTTCatagccacttatataataagtatagatatatatatatctgatctgttctctaataaaaataattgatagaaGCCAAGAAGGGGGGCAATCAAATTAAAAGGGTGTTGCCACTGCATATGGCAAATGCGTACAACTGCGAATAAGAACACCTTTATTAGCAGCTAGCATGGCCCGCCCATTGATATGTAGCAACAGTTCCTGTCACAcaattcaatatataaatataaattgaaaGCAATATGTGATTAATGTATTGGTTTCTGCAGAGTATTTTTGCTGGATTTTATTGTATAGGGTATGGTGTGTCAATTATTATCAGAAGGAATTGTTgacttttttcttattaaatcaGCTTCAATCATTTGGGACTCAACAACATATTCAGCTCCCAACTATATAAAATCACTAACTTGTCTAAAAAACTTAagcgtgaaatatttaattaaatgaagtaGAGTATGGAGTCAGGATTCGAactcaagatttttattttaatatcatgtaaaatcaccacttgtctcaAAATCTTAAACTAATGAGAAgagttagattttattatttattttatatcttaataccaACTCCCCCGATATGAAAAGCTTTTAAGAAGATGTCgtcatttttctttctgaatTGCGTATCGAGCTCATTTGGATTCAAAGAGTGTTTTATcttatctcgtctcatctcataattacaacttttttaaattctcacacaaaatataataaataattcaattttttcaaacccaattcaactttttcaaattctaaaacaataataatattaaaaaataatattttaacaatattttattcaatttttaactttcatttaaaaccatctcatctcatttcacaaACCAAATCAAGTCACTTGACAAGGTTGGCTTGAGCCCTACCAGCTGTTGCTCAGGGCATTCTATGCAACATTATATTTAAGGAAATGAATAGAGAATttgagacttaaaaaaaaaaaaaaaatgatgaaaaatattctttctCATCACCTCAGCATATTACATTATTACCATCTTAATGTAGTACAAAGCTTCATcgtccaaaaagaaaaaaaaaaagagtgtgaaCGGGGTTTGAAATCCGGGAAAACCAACACAATCTTGCATGTGCATCTGCGGTGAGGCTCCAAGAGTTCAAAAGTGGGAAATGTGGGGGTATACCctatttttggaaatattgtTGGAAATTGAGAATTTTGGACAGGAACACATGACAATTGACATTACAGAGCTTTGGGTAGCCACTTCCAAGGCCCCCACCATGTGGACTGCACAATCACCTAATCTCATCACATGTCCCTTACGTTGGTCATCTCCTCAGAGAAGGGCTACTACATCCTTCTGTTGCTTCTCAAGTTCCGATGGTAACCAGTTTCAACTTTCTCTTGTTTTTATGTTACTGCTAGTAAGAGTGCCCCCTTCTCGCAGGATTTCACCCTCCAATCTCGTCAAGTATATATTTtacttctatttaaaaatacaaaacaaaacaattattttcacaTTCTAAAATCCTTAAATATCAACCTCAAATTTTAAgatttcaaattatattctaatcctAAACCACTTTTAACCACAACCACCAACTACCTTTGGTCGCCTCCCTCGAGGGGGCAACGCCACCCAACTAGTGGTAgccaaacatcacttaaaagTGGTAGCCAACCGCCCCAACGTCGGGTGGTTCTAGCCACTCCAAGAGTGGCCGGCCAACATATTTGGTTCACTAGGCAGCCCAAAGGGTGGTCCAGAGACCTGAAGGGGTGGGCAGCTACCAAtcatcacttaaaaaaaattataaatttgtatttttaattgtgtGGGTGAGTGTATTTCACTTATAATGAAAAAACTGATTGAGCAATTTTATTTGGAGAATGGAAAACCTCACTCCTTATAAAGgctcataatatttataaaaattcaaaatactaatatttctttattaaaaactttATACGTAGTCACTTTTGCGTATTCTTTATGCACTTGACTACTATGATTAGCTaaatcacttctttttttttaatgcaaaataaCTATTTTGGCCAATCACTTCAGTGGACTTtgcaaaaaatacgtaaaaattaACTATTTTAACTAATCACTTCTATTTGTTTAGTTTGTCAAtagtaaagagattttatttcaataatatttggACCCCTCCACTCAGATGTCTTTCTTCACGTTCACAATTTCTGTAACGAGATCAGAAATGCTAATACTAGAACCATGGACGCTGCAGGACCTAGACACAgctcaagaagaaaaaaacaaaagctcgAGTCAAGGACATGAACACTGTATGAACTTGAACACCGTTCATGCCCCCTGTTTTTTCTTCCTGTGTATTTTCCTCGTACGTAAATCTTTACTCAAATGCAAAAGACCTTGTGCAAACGAAGCTCAACAAAATTATCAGTTTCTCtggggaaaaaagaaaggaaatagcAAACTTACTCTTGAATAGAAAGAACAGCACCCAGCAGAATAAGAAACCTTGATCCTCCCATTCAGCAATGGGATGAAGTTGCTGCAAGAAAAACCCTTCTCAAAGCCACTAGAACAGAACTTAACCTTGAAATTTCATTTCCAACACAAAATAGCGTAACAAAGATCGTGATATCTACAAACGCTCTCTCTCGAGCAACAGTAGATTACAAAGCTTTTTACAGTTTTGCCAAGGGCTCAAAGGAGACTGATGGAGAATAAGGCAGACAATCAAAACTCAGTTAGACTTCATCTCAATATCTTCACTTTCCTCATTGGCATCATCATTATCCCGTGGAAGGAGGCCAAGAAGTGGCAGAGGCAACAAAGAGCTCAGATTACAAAGGATTATCAAAGAAGCCAAGTTATCAAATCTATCTTTAGTAACACCAAAGAGCTGGGTCAGACCAGCACCTATCAGCCCCCCAAGAACGCTTCCTCCATTTGATATGGACATGAGTGTTGCAAAAAGTGTGGCTTCCATTCCCTCTGGACATAATCTTGCTGCCAGCACAAGAACAGGCATGAAAGAAGCCTGCAAGaaaattagtaattaatttcataaCAGAATTGGTAGCAGGATAAACtccctgcaaaaaaaaaaaaaaaagcaataaaatagttaaagagCACATATCAGGAAATCCAAGTAGTCATTCTTAGatcaatcaaaacaaaaataaatggtATCTTGTTAATAGTATCTAGATAAGATGAACTATCTTGAAAAAATGACCACGGGCTTGACAGTCTATTTGAAGAGAATGAGGTCCTCAAAATGGTAAAAAGTATAATTAGTCATAGAACACTGAGCCCAGATGATTTTACTATGGCTTTCTTTAAACCTACAAATGCATGGAATGTTTCTTCAATAGAACTAAAACAGCTTCTTAGTAAGCAGTCAATGGAATGCGATCAAAGCAATTCTCCAACCATTATGCACAGTACCACTATGCTCTGGAGACAGTGGCATCCATGCAATAGGAACTGAAACCCAAATAATCATATTAACCACATCAGTGTCACAGCAAAAGTCAAGAAACAACTCCTAATGAATGTGCAGAGAAGTAAGAAGGTAAGGTTAAATGTACACCTGAGCAAGAACTGTTAAAATCAGAGAATCCCCTATTGCAAACCACTCATCACTTATACCAAACTTCCGATTGAATCCCGTTACAAGGAAAACCTGATGAACAACCAGAAATAGGAGATAAGAATGACCATCAGGCAGCAAGCACTCTCAATCCAGATTCACACCAGACTTATATCATTATAAATAGCCTTAAAAGGGAGTCAATGTTAAAACCTGAGTCATTCCAAGAGTTGATCCGATAACTGTTGTTACAAGAAAAATCTTCCGCAACTGAACATTCTTCAGAAATCCATTATACAGTCCAACACCAAGCAGTGATGCCACTGAAGTAACAAGCTTGACACGCCCCAAAAATTCTGGGGTGAAGCCGAGTTTATTTGTGCTGTGACAAATGTTGCATAATTAAGGAAGAcgctaataattaatttaaaaagttagaAGCGCCCATGAAAAGCATTCACATTGGACATACGTGAAGTAAAACATAGCAGAGTCTGAGTGTGGTGTTGCCTGCcagagaaatataaataatgtagGAAGAAGAACATTGGGCTGCTTGACAGCATCCCACAATTGAGTAatgttctgttttgaactttcaAGAAAATCAAGGCTGGTAGAAGAAAGATGTTGCCCTCTTGCTAGATGAACAGGCTGTTCTTTTACAAGGACAGCAACTGCAGAAGTAATCAGTGGTAGCAAAGCAGTGATACCAAAAACATACCTGAAACGTGACAATTGTAAccaaaatgactatttcaaATGATTATCAGTGGGAGGGCATTACATCCATACAAAAACCTTAGGTACCTTACACCATAAGCATCCACCAGGGAGCCACTAAAGTAGGAGCTCACAATTCCACCAATAGCTGAGGATCCCCAACACAAAGACTGGAGAGACCCAGACATGCTTTGTGACTCACCACGAGCCCTTTCTACGACCATGGAATCTACAACCTACAACATACTTCAGTTTTTGACACAATTTGTGAAGTATGCCACAGAAACCAAGAAGACAAAACACCAAAGACGCATTTTTGAAAACAAGCAGACAAAATTTGCTCCCCACCATCAACATAGGCTGTCAAAATCCAACAAAGATGGACCTTGTAAATGGAAGCCACAGAAACCAAGAAGACAACACGCCAAAGATGCATTTTTGAAAACAAGCAAACAAAATTTACTCCCCATCATCAACATAGGCTGTCAAAACCCTCCACAGATGGACCTTGTAAAGGGAAGCCAACTGGATAGTTTTGTCATTAATAGTATTTAGGCATCAAGCCCAGCCATCAATTACATGTAATGTACTCGGATATGTTCTAATAAGTCATCTAGCAACATAACAATTCATGCCTTCTTGGCCATTCAGAGGGTGGGAGGATGGTCGTAGCTCTTAAGGCAGTTACTTCTTCCCATTCTATTAGTTACACATGATGtcactgataaaaaaaaaaaagttattacaCTTGATCTCAGGACAAGCTCCACCTTTGTTCTACGAGGATATGGGGTTGCCTCATATCAATAGCAACTATAGGTGCTTACTTTGAAAGTGGGGCATGATATATTTGGGCACTCAAGACGCAAAATCATATCTTGTTACAAATTTATATATGGAAAGCCTTGGGTTCTGCCATTGATAGCAAGTGTGTGAAAACACCTGGGTTGCAACACATAGGATATATATAGCTTCTATAATAACCAAGTCATAAGTAATATAATTCACAAGTGATACTTACAACATCAGAGAAGGCTACAGAAAGTGATCCTAGAAGTATGCAGATAGCAGTATCATACTTGCTGTCGACATAGGTGGCCATCAAACTCCATGAGAACGCACCAAGAAGTCCTGATAAAATAAGGTATGATCTTCTTCGGTAACCAAAAAGTGGGACAGAATCACTGCAGTGACCAAAAAAATCTTTGAATGAGGTTCAGAAATGAAAGTATCTATACTTAATCATGGGGAGGAAATTTGGGGGCAGATAGTAAATAGACTCGCACCTAATAAACCCATATAGTGGTTTGATAAGCCATGGTAATGCTGAAAAACCAGATATGACAGCTGTCTAGTCAACAACATATAATTTGTCAGCCTTTCagatataacatgaaatctaaCTGATTCGCTTATCATAAAGATGAATCCCTaatctttcaaacaaaattctgCATAAGCAGAAAGTATATTGATGACATTAGTTGAGATATTGGACCGTTAGAAAAGGGTCCCAACTTCCTCTTCAAAATTATACCATTGAAGGAAGGAACAGGGTCAAGATGCAAATCATCCTTTAAAATACGTATATATCTAACCTAAAACTCATACGACAATCAACAGAACCAGTTAAAATCATATACCTCTGCAGGATCAAGATGCAAATCATCCTTTAAGTAAAAATTGACAGCAAGCCTTGCAAGCCCTAAGACGCCTTGTACAAAATATACCATAGCAACCGCAACAGTATCCGGGGACAGATCCACCCCAAAGCATTTGACAGCATTTATGTGATATTTGCTCTCGCAGGGAGCAGTTTTAGTAGAAGTGGACGCCTCTCCATCCATATCTGTTATCAACATATCCTCTTTTCCTGCATCTGGATCAAACACACAGAAAAAGCATCGATAGACAAAGGTTAGTGATTGTAGGATTAAGGGAATCACATCACAGAACCAAAGTACATTTGTTCAAGAGTTCAAAAGTCACAACGGAGAGCAAGATATATTGGTGGAAGAGAGAGACTGAAGCCAAATTTATGTCCTTAGAACACCTTGGTATGAGTCTCTCGAGATGGAAAGAAATCAAAAGGTGTCACTCCTGCATAGGATTACTTCCTCAAAGCtagaaagaaagcaaaaattCTAAACAAGGATCCCTCAAACTCAATTGGCATAAGTCTTTAATTCAACAAAAGTTCCATTCCATTCTCCAAGCTAGATTCTTCAAAGCTTGAAGAAAACGAAAAGTGTTTGTCAAAGAGCCCCCCTACCCGAGACAAAATGTAACTTTAACCTGTAAGCAATCTGAAAACTTGAAGATAACCAAGAATTTTAAGTCAAAGACTCCCCTGACACAATTaactcaaaattcaaatcagCACAAATGGCATGCCAATGTTCGAATTAAGTTTCTTGAATATTAAAAGCAGCAGCTAGCCCAAATCGTGAAGTCTCTTGTTCACATACAATAAAACTTTGATCTCATGcacttcaaaagaaaaggaggaatcCCATTGCCAATCCCATATGGCCTAATATGCCTCCAATATAAAGGGgggaaatacaaataaatttaataaaccaATGAGCTCTAACTCAAATGAATGCTTATCTAAGTaataaaccaaaagaacaagagaaaataaataattaatgataataatatttagcCCCATGATTTTGCCCCTCATTTTGACAGCtcgtgtattttattttatttttttcttaatggttaaggaagtgactacaagtgaatttgtatgttttttttaaatgttcaaagatgtttaaatatttgaaataaaaaggaaaaataaaagtgcaGTTGCACTAGTGGTAACTTTGAGGGGAAAAAAATCATGAGGCTGACTGAGTAGAAGCACCCAATAATTAAAGGCGCCAAATCAAAGAGCCCAAAGTTTAACACCTAGTTCAGGGGCGGACCTACATTGATGATAGCCCCCCCaaaaatttttaagaacttgTTTTAGTATATGGTTTTTCAAAGATGtcctaatataaagataattccccccaaccccaaaaaaaaaaatatacattttcaaaaatcttactTAGTACTTAGTTTAGTGTTAGACCAAATCCAACTGGACATCCCGAAAATGCAGCACATCTTCATGAGCCCTTCAAAACAGCAGCTACAACTGGAAATCCCGAAATTACAGCACCCATTCATGAGCCTTCCTGATATGAAACTTCAACTGGATTAACGTGGTACGATTCCTGATTTTACTCCTCTAATTCCTTGATCCTCTTTTGTAAACCCATATTTTCCTGattcttttagtttttcaacaatttttcatACTCAcacctattttttgtcattaataaaatctcacattctctttttttttcacatctcatAAGAGGTAAGAAAATATCTTGGTCTCTTTTTATAAGCTCTTTGGTAAATCTATGacctcattttttctatttatttacactttattttcaagtcttccactagctaatttattaatttggcATAGTTTTGTTAGTAAGTATATATGTACTACCATCGAATTAACAATTAGGAGTGAAGGCAAAGATAAAACCACatagataatttttattgtttgtttacTCAATTTTTATCGTTTGTTTCAACAAATCTCACATAACTATtgatatcttaatttttatcgttCACTTAAGTCCAATGGAGCTCAAGTGAGAGGTTTAGATTGGCGGCTTGAATAATTTAGTTGTCCCTAGATAACTAccttatatggttaatgttGAATATTGGTGACACACTTTGTTACCTTGGTTACTGTTTACTCCTAGATACGATACACTTTGCTAATCCCCCCCCCCAGCGCACCAAATCCTAGTTCCGCCCCTGCCCAAGTGCAGTGTTATAATTCTGATTTAAGTTTCTAAGCTCACTTTTACCTTAAAGTTAAAACACCAGAATCCTCACAACATATTCGTTCTTATTTCTTTCTAAGCAATTCCATGAAGAAATTTTCTAACTTGAAGGATGACGGCCAGTAATTCAACATTTAAACCATAATCTTATGCAATAGTTAGACACTTGGGCAACCATTGCCATTGCGTAGTCCCAATCAAATCACCAATCAGATTCACTtgcatcatgatcatcatattGAAACTTAAAATTCCTCTTTTGGATGCCTAGAAATCacgaaaataaaagtaaaaaccaAACCATATGATCCCCCACTGCACTCCCAACCTCAATTCGATATTCCaaactttccttttctttttcccgaTTTTATTGCTCAACAACCAGACAATTTCCATAACCGTGCCATATATTTAATGTATGGAAAACTTACCATTTCCGTAATCTAAAAGGGGGCCGTTGTCCTCGTCCCGCCAGTGAGACGGCGGCGGAGCCGGAATAGTAAGGGCTACGGACATGTCCCTTTCGGGAAGCATCCGAAGTGGTCTCTGTGGAATCCTTCTGTTAGC
This window of the Juglans regia cultivar Chandler chromosome 12, Walnut 2.0, whole genome shotgun sequence genome carries:
- the LOC109005838 gene encoding folate-biopterin transporter 1, chloroplastic-like, with product MLPERDMSVALTIPAPPPSHWRDEDNGPLLDYGNDAGKEDMLITDMDGEASTSTKTAPCESKYHINAVKCFGVDLSPDTVAVAMVYFVQGVLGLARLAVNFYLKDDLHLDPAETAVISGFSALPWLIKPLYGFISDSVPLFGYRRRSYLILSGLLGAFSWSLMATYVDSKYDTAICILLGSLSVAFSDVVVDSMVVERARGESQSMSGSLQSLCWGSSAIGGIVSSYFSGSLVDAYGVRYVFGITALLPLITSAVAVLVKEQPVHLARGQHLSSTSLDFLESSKQNITQLWDAVKQPNVLLPTLFIFLWQATPHSDSAMFYFTTNKLGFTPEFLGRVKLVTSVASLLGVGLYNGFLKNVQLRKIFLVTTVIGSTLGMTQVFLVTGFNRKFGISDEWFAIGDSLILTVLAQASFMPVLVLAARLCPEGMEATLFATLMSISNGGSVLGGLIGAGLTQLFGVTKDRFDNLASLIILCNLSSLLPLPLLGLLPRDNDDANEESEDIEMKSN